A window of the Rubeoparvulum massiliense genome harbors these coding sequences:
- a CDS encoding aminopeptidase, which yields MDQFEHQLDQYAELSVRVGANLQPGQELIIAADTASIQFVRKLVKHAYAAGAFYVHVLFNDEEITRTRFLDAPEESFKHYPEWLVKIRDEVAEKGGAYIYVDSQNPDLLQGVKPERIAAATKASGTALKKFREYVSSDKISWNIVAVPSPEWAAKVFPNLSAEEQMKKLWEAIFKATRIDQADPVAAWHQHDDILQERVEFLNQKRYRKLHYRAPGTDLTIELPEKHLWLGGSSPDVKGVRFFANMPTEEVFTMPKKDGVNGKVSSTKPLNYGGNLIDNFSLTFEDGRIVDFQAEMGYEVLKHLIETDEGSHFLGEVALVPHDSPISNQNIIFFNTLFDENASCHLAIGNAYSTNLEGGVDMSEEELAQHGANISITHVDFMIGSADLDIDGITADGKEEPIFRKGNWALG from the coding sequence ATGGATCAATTTGAACATCAGCTAGATCAATACGCCGAATTAAGCGTCCGTGTTGGTGCGAATCTTCAACCCGGCCAAGAGTTGATCATTGCTGCCGATACTGCTTCTATCCAGTTTGTACGTAAGCTGGTGAAGCATGCATACGCTGCTGGAGCTTTCTACGTCCATGTTCTATTTAATGATGAAGAGATTACACGAACACGGTTTTTAGATGCTCCAGAGGAATCATTCAAGCACTACCCAGAGTGGTTAGTTAAGATCCGTGACGAAGTAGCTGAGAAGGGCGGAGCCTATATCTATGTGGACTCACAAAACCCTGATTTACTACAAGGTGTGAAGCCTGAACGCATCGCTGCAGCTACGAAGGCAAGCGGTACAGCACTGAAGAAATTTCGGGAGTATGTCTCCTCTGATAAAATCAGTTGGAATATCGTAGCCGTTCCCTCCCCTGAATGGGCTGCTAAGGTATTCCCCAACCTATCAGCAGAAGAGCAGATGAAAAAGCTCTGGGAAGCCATCTTTAAGGCGACACGAATTGACCAAGCGGATCCTGTAGCAGCATGGCATCAGCATGATGATATCTTGCAGGAGCGCGTGGAATTCCTAAATCAAAAGCGCTATCGCAAACTCCATTATCGTGCACCTGGTACCGATCTAACCATTGAACTGCCTGAGAAGCATCTCTGGCTCGGCGGTAGTAGTCCAGATGTGAAGGGCGTTCGCTTCTTTGCCAACATGCCCACTGAAGAAGTCTTCACCATGCCTAAAAAAGATGGTGTAAATGGCAAGGTATCTAGTACGAAGCCCTTGAACTATGGTGGTAACTTAATTGATAACTTCAGTCTCACCTTTGAAGATGGTCGCATTGTTGATTTCCAAGCAGAGATGGGTTATGAAGTCCTAAAGCACCTTATCGAAACTGATGAAGGCTCTCATTTCTTAGGTGAAGTAGCATTGGTACCCCATGATTCCCCAATCTCCAATCAGAATATCATCTTCTTCAATACCCTATTTGATGAAAATGCCTCCTGCCACCTAGCCATTGGCAATGCATATTCCACTAATTTAGAAGGTGGCGTCGATATGAGTGAAGAAGAGCTGGCACAGCATGGTGCGAACATCAGTATCACCCATGTAGATTTTATGATCGGTTCAGCAGATCTTGATATTGATGGGATTACAGCAGATGGGAAGGAAGAGCCCATCTTCCGTAAAGGAAATTGGGCTCTTGGTTAA
- a CDS encoding SulP family inorganic anion transporter, with amino-acid sequence MGKNIIREVLSGITVAIVALPLAIAFGIAATGGSAEGALVGLYGAIFTGFFAAIFGGTPAQVTGPTGPITVIATGTIATYGLETSFFIFMLAGLFQILLGVFKIGDYIRYIPYSVISGFMNGIALIIIGGQLIYLENSFLVVIATMAIMLLSKRLIKVIPASLVALLAGTALVIALQPYLENIQFSLPAIGTVFLNRTVEMIGTIPQAIPTLHLPQIDFALLPELIPPALSIAILGAIDSLLTSVVMDNVTGIRHKSNKELIGQGIGNMISGLFGGIAGAGATVRSVVNAKSGGRTPISACVHSIVLLILVVGLGDAVQFIPLAVLAGILINTGISMFDWDGFKKIPVTPKADVLIMVLTMVITVAVDLMVAVGIGILLATLIFAKQYGDRGVKLEQKASAYADTFSIQGPLYFASLDHLLQKIEHDSKHDLIILDLNGVNYVDASAAVNIQQFIELMEKKGKMVQLTNLQPSIEKIVASMMGKEAFNKVLVKELKQMNKPSLGAMEQAVIRD; translated from the coding sequence TTTTTTGCGGCCATTTTTGGCGGGACACCAGCCCAAGTAACAGGGCCAACTGGTCCAATCACTGTAATCGCTACAGGTACAATTGCAACCTACGGTCTAGAAACCAGTTTCTTTATTTTTATGCTGGCTGGACTTTTCCAAATTTTATTAGGAGTATTTAAAATCGGAGATTATATTCGGTATATTCCATACTCTGTTATCTCAGGCTTTATGAACGGGATTGCTCTGATTATTATCGGAGGTCAGCTCATCTACTTGGAAAACAGCTTTTTAGTGGTTATTGCTACCATGGCGATTATGCTGTTATCTAAACGTTTGATAAAGGTCATTCCAGCTAGCCTCGTAGCATTATTGGCAGGAACTGCATTAGTCATAGCGTTACAGCCCTATCTCGAGAATATTCAGTTCAGTCTTCCTGCTATTGGTACGGTCTTTCTAAATAGGACGGTTGAGATGATTGGAACAATTCCACAAGCTATACCTACCCTCCATTTACCTCAAATTGATTTTGCCCTACTACCTGAGCTGATACCACCGGCTCTCAGTATCGCAATTCTAGGTGCTATTGACTCTCTACTCACCTCTGTGGTAATGGATAATGTCACGGGAATTCGTCATAAGAGTAATAAGGAATTGATCGGACAAGGGATCGGTAATATGATAAGTGGTCTCTTCGGCGGTATTGCCGGTGCTGGAGCCACTGTACGTTCTGTGGTTAATGCTAAAAGCGGAGGGCGTACGCCAATCTCTGCTTGTGTGCATAGTATTGTGCTACTGATTTTAGTTGTTGGCTTAGGTGATGCCGTCCAATTTATTCCATTGGCGGTTCTAGCAGGTATCCTTATCAATACAGGGATTAGCATGTTTGATTGGGATGGCTTTAAGAAAATCCCTGTTACACCGAAAGCAGACGTGTTGATTATGGTGTTAACCATGGTGATCACAGTTGCTGTTGATTTAATGGTTGCAGTGGGAATCGGTATTCTTTTGGCGACATTGATTTTTGCCAAACAATATGGAGATCGCGGCGTGAAGCTGGAACAAAAAGCTAGTGCTTACGCAGATACCTTCAGTATTCAAGGACCGCTTTACTTCGCATCCCTTGATCATCTTCTCCAAAAAATCGAGCACGATAGCAAACATGATCTAATCATCCTTGATCTGAATGGCGTTAACTATGTAGATGCTTCTGCTGCTGTCAATATACAGCAATTCATTGAGTTGATGGAGAAGAAGGGGAAAATGGTGCAGCTAACCAATCTCCAGCCATCCATTGAGAAGATCGTTGCAAGCATGATGGGCAAAGAAGCCTTTAATAAAGTACTTGTTAAAGAGCTTAAGCAAATGAATAAACCCTCACTGGGAGCAATGGAGCAGGCTGTAATCCGAGATTAA
- a CDS encoding copper amine oxidase N-terminal domain-containing protein, with amino-acid sequence MKKFLSTVIIGTLLTTSLPVLAESPEPVLYNGSNHSELIAQNPQSNEHSTNAIRINQGLLDTSLTWYTTEHGDVLIPLRVIAEALGYEVIWHGENQSIELVRLPHWVTLSIGEDQYGFGKMAPQPLGVAPVLRENHTYVPLSLFTQLIPGYEGKVEGNILSITAEENNQEAEASQLGEIYGTINKLTSTNHGISLEVVQDGKEAMPENTIILHVSDETVILNPITGESLSSSKLQEGDLIRASYGPAVALSMPPQSAAVRIEVLQEVGFTTGTIGEIHETDGITSILVGDLTKGIQFTIGKETIIVDQDDKVLPISSLSKDMKVDVYHSLAMTKSLPPIANAYKVVVK; translated from the coding sequence ATGAAAAAATTTCTGAGCACAGTCATTATTGGTACGCTGTTAACTACCTCACTACCTGTTCTGGCAGAATCCCCGGAGCCTGTCCTGTACAATGGATCCAATCACTCAGAACTCATTGCACAGAATCCTCAGAGCAATGAGCATAGTACTAATGCCATCCGAATCAATCAAGGACTTCTTGATACTTCATTAACCTGGTATACCACTGAGCATGGCGACGTCCTTATACCGCTTCGGGTCATTGCAGAGGCACTAGGCTATGAGGTGATATGGCATGGAGAAAACCAAAGCATCGAACTAGTTCGTCTCCCCCATTGGGTAACATTATCAATCGGTGAAGACCAATATGGCTTTGGCAAAATGGCGCCTCAGCCATTAGGTGTGGCACCTGTCTTACGGGAGAACCATACATATGTCCCCCTCTCCCTATTTACACAACTGATCCCTGGTTATGAAGGGAAAGTAGAAGGTAATATTCTCTCCATTACTGCAGAAGAGAATAATCAAGAGGCTGAAGCTTCTCAGCTAGGAGAAATATACGGTACCATTAACAAGCTCACCAGCACAAATCATGGTATCTCCCTTGAGGTGGTCCAGGACGGTAAAGAGGCAATGCCGGAAAATACAATCATTCTTCATGTAAGTGATGAGACAGTGATTCTCAATCCGATTACTGGAGAATCACTAAGTTCAAGCAAACTACAGGAAGGTGACCTGATTCGTGCTTCCTATGGACCGGCAGTGGCTTTAAGCATGCCACCACAATCAGCTGCTGTACGCATCGAAGTCTTACAAGAAGTTGGCTTCACCACGGGAACAATTGGTGAAATTCATGAGACGGATGGGATAACATCCATCTTAGTTGGTGATCTGACAAAAGGGATTCAATTCACAATCGGAAAAGAGACCATTATTGTTGATCAAGATGATAAAGTTCTTCCCATCTCAAGTTTAAGCAAGGATATGAAGGTTGATGTCTATCACAGCCTTGCGATGACGAAGAGCTTACCACCCATTGCCAATGCCTATAAAGTCGTGGTGAAATGA